The following nucleotide sequence is from Candidatus Polarisedimenticolia bacterium.
CACTCCTTCGAACAGGCCGTGTGTCGTCGTCATCTTGACCGCGCGCACCGCGTAGGTGATCGTGTCTCCTGGGGTCGCCGACCCGGGGAACCGGACGCGCAGATGCCCCAGGAGCGGCAGTCGCGAGGGGTCGATGGGGCCGTAGCTCAGCCGGAACAAGAGGGCCGCGGTCTGGTTCATCCCTTCCAGCACCATGAGCCCGGGCCAGAGGCTCGGTCCAGGCCCGTGAGCGTGGGTCAGGAGGTCGTCGCCGCAGACCTGCTTGAGGGTGGTGATGCTGCGGTGCGGCACGCACTCGATCAGCCGATCGATCAGCAGGAACGGATGCCTCCAGGGGAGCAGGTTCTCGAGGCTGTCAGGCGGCATCGTTCCCCTCCGGCTCCGAGAGCAGCAGGGCGGAAAGGTGTCCGGTCTCCGTCCGGGCCAGGACGACGGCGTTCCGCACCCGCCTCGCCAGCGGCTCGGGCGGCATGTTGATCGGGGGCAGGTCAGGGTCAGGCACGAAGCCGCGCGGCCGGCCAGGGATGCGGCCGGTCCTCATCGACTCGATGACGGCAGCTGCGGCCAGCGGCCCGGACGCGCCCCAGGTCTCGCCGAGGATCCCCTTCGGGGCCATCACCAGGGGCGCCTCCGCGCCGCCGCCGAAGACCTCGCGGATCGCCCGCGCCTCCACCCAATCTCCCTCGGGCGAACCGCAGGCGGAGGCCGCGACGAGCTGCACATCCCGCGGCTCAAGCGCGATCTGGTCGAGCAATTCCCGGAGCAGCCTTGCCAGGTCCTCGGCCCGTGGTCCGGGCGCCGACTCCCGCGGCGCCGCGAAGCGCACGGTGGCGCAGCGCAGACGGGCCAGCGGCCGGGCACCGCGGGCGCGAGCGCGTTCCGGCGACTCGAGAATGAACAGGCAGGCCCCTTCGCCGCCCACCGCCCCGCTCCGCGCCAGCCCGAACGGCCGCGAGTCGGGTCCGGAGGCGGTCATCCCGTCGGCCCGCAGGACGCGCAGCGCGGGCATGTTGATCGCGTCCGCCCCCCCGGCGACCACGACCGGCGCCTTCCCGGCGGACAGAAGCTCGAGCCCCTCCCGCATGGCCACGAGCCCGGAGGCCGGGCCGCTCGACACAGTCAGGTTGAACGCCGACCAGCCGAACTGGATCGAGATCTGCCCGGCGGGGACGTTCGAAACGGTTTCCGCGAACAGCAGCGGGTTCACCAGGCGCACCGGGACGGTGCAGGTCTCCCATTCGAAGTCGACGACGGTCGAGAGACTTCCCCAGCCGGACCCCAGCACGACCCCCACTTCCGAGGGCGGCACGCCGTCGAGCGCAGCCGCAAGGGGGGCCGCCGCAGCGCACGCCAGCTGGGATGTCCGCGACAAGTCCTTGAGCCCGCGGCGGTCGAGGTGATCTTTGATGGTGAAGCCTTCAATCGGCGCGGACGGCGGCTCGCCGGGGAGGGCGCCGCCGGACCGCGCGCTGGAGTCCGGCGGCCAGCACGGCACGCCCCGGCAGAGCGCCAGGTGGACATCTTGAGGAGTCCGCCCCGGGGCGGCGACCATGCCGACACCGCTCACAACACAGTCGCCGGCGGTCACCCGCTGGCCCCTCACGATCCTGCCTCCGCCGCGCCCGGAGGGGCGGAGAGGAGGAGACTGGCGTTATTCCCGCCGAACGCATAGGAGTTCGACAGGACGTGCCGCAGCCGGGCCGGCCGGGGCTCGTTCGGGACGCAGTCGACGACACACTCGGGATCCGCCTCCAGCCAGTTCCAGGTCGGAGGGATGACGGCGTGTCGCAGCGCCAGGAGCGACGCGATCGCCTCCACACAGCCGGCCGCGCCCATCATGTGCCCCGTCAGGGCCTTGATGGAGGAGACCGGGAGGCGTGCCGCCCGCTCGCCGAAGACCTTCCGGACGGCGAGGCTCTCGACCTTGTCGTTCAGATGGGTGCCGGTCCCGTGCGCGTTGATGTAGTCGATGGCGTCTTTGGGGATGCGCCCCTCCTCGAGCGCGCCGATCATGGCGCGCGCCGCTCCGAGCCCTTCCGGATTGGGGCCCGTGACGTGGAAGGCGTCGCAGGAGATCCCGAATCCGTCCACGAACCCGAGCACCTCCGCGCCTCGGGACCTGGCGTCGGACTCCGACTCGACCACCGCTGCGGCCGCTCCTTCCCCCAGGAGAAGCCCGCGCCGGTCCTTGCTGAACGGCCGGCAGAGATCGGGAGACATCGCCCCCAGCCGGGTGAAGCCGACGAACGCCAGGCGCGAGAAAGCCTCGCATCCAACCGCGAGGGCCCGGCGGACTCGCCCGCGGGACACGAGCGCCGCCGCCATGCCGATGGCGTAGGCGCCGGCCGCGCAGGCCGTGGGCGCCGTCGTGACCGGGCCGGAGAGGCCGTACAGACGTGCGACGGAGCGGCCCATAACGTCGAGGGGCCGGTGCGCCAGGGAGGCGAGCTCCTGTTCATTGGCCGGCCGGTCCGTGTGTGAGGACCTCTCCTGCTCGAACTGGGTGACGTCCCCC
It contains:
- a CDS encoding beta-ketoacyl synthase N-terminal-like domain-containing protein → MRGQRVTAGDCVVSGVGMVAAPGRTPQDVHLALCRGVPCWPPDSSARSGGALPGEPPSAPIEGFTIKDHLDRRGLKDLSRTSQLACAAAAPLAAALDGVPPSEVGVVLGSGWGSLSTVVDFEWETCTVPVRLVNPLLFAETVSNVPAGQISIQFGWSAFNLTVSSGPASGLVAMREGLELLSAGKAPVVVAGGADAINMPALRVLRADGMTASGPDSRPFGLARSGAVGGEGACLFILESPERARARGARPLARLRCATVRFAAPRESAPGPRAEDLARLLRELLDQIALEPRDVQLVAASACGSPEGDWVEARAIREVFGGGAEAPLVMAPKGILGETWGASGPLAAAAVIESMRTGRIPGRPRGFVPDPDLPPINMPPEPLARRVRNAVVLARTETGHLSALLLSEPEGNDAA
- a CDS encoding beta-ketoacyl-[acyl-carrier-protein] synthase family protein — translated: MGVITPIGQDLDSFWESLLAGRNGAGPVRSFDTSTFKSSIGCEVGGYTLPEPVRRHVLGGRCAELALLATVQAVEQSGIRPLLEGAPDAGVVVGTTMGDVTQFEQERSSHTDRPANEQELASLAHRPLDVMGRSVARLYGLSGPVTTAPTACAAGAYAIGMAAALVSRGRVRRALAVGCEAFSRLAFVGFTRLGAMSPDLCRPFSKDRRGLLLGEGAAAAVVESESDARSRGAEVLGFVDGFGISCDAFHVTGPNPEGLGAARAMIGALEEGRIPKDAIDYINAHGTGTHLNDKVESLAVRKVFGERAARLPVSSIKALTGHMMGAAGCVEAIASLLALRHAVIPPTWNWLEADPECVVDCVPNEPRPARLRHVLSNSYAFGGNNASLLLSAPPGAAEAGS